From Curtobacterium sp. MCBA15_012:
CGGTCTCCTGCACGGGCGTCATCACGTACTCGTAGGACAGCGGGACCGGCCGCGAGACGCCGGTGACCCGGGCCGTCGGCCGACCGGTGCGCCGGGACAGGTCGTCGGCGATGGTCGTCACGTCGCCGAGGGTCGCGGACATGAGCAGGAACTGCGCGCGCTCGAGCACGAGCAGCGGCACCTGCCACGCCCACCCGCGGTCCGGGTCGCCGTAGAAGTGGAACTCGTCCATCACGACGACGTCGACCTCGGCGTCGGGTCCCTGCCGCAGCGCGAGGTTCGCCAGGATCTCAGCGGTGCAGCACACGATCGGGGCGTCGGCGTTGACGCTCGAGTCGCCCGTGACCATGCCGACGTTCTGCGCGCCGAACAGGTCGACGAGCTGGAAGAACTTCTCGGAGACGAGCGCCTTGATCGGCGCCGTGTAGTAGCTCCGCTTGCCCTCGGCGAGCGCCGCGAAGTGCGCACCCGCCGCCACCAGGGACTTGCCGGTCCCGGTGGGCGTGCTGAGGACCACGTTCGCACCGGAGACGAGCTCGATGACGGCCTCGTCCTGCGCGGGGTACAGGGGTCGGCCGCCGGACGCCGCCCAGTCGGCGAACGCCTCGTAGACCGCGTCGGGGTCGACGACGCCGTCGACCGCCGCCGGCAGGGCGGCGACGAGGGGCGGGACGGTGGTGACGTCGGTCATGCACCCATCCTCCCAGGTGGGCGGTGACCGCCCGACGGACGGGAGGCACGGTGCCGGCCCGCCACGAGCGTCCCGTCACGCACGCGGTAGCCGGGAGGCACGTGGCGGCGGCGACCCGCGCCTCCCGTCCGGCACGGGGCGGACGGGAGGCGCGGTGCGGGCCCGCCACGCGCCTCCCGTCCGACCCTGGCCACGTTTGGATGCGCGCGCATAGACTCGACCCGTGCGCGAACTCGGCTTCCTGTCCTTCGTCCCGAACCACGGCGGCCCTGCGGGTGCCGCCGCCGCGCTCGAGGACGGCCTGCGGCTCTTCGAGACGGCCGAGTCCCTCGGCTACGGCACCGGCTGGGTGCGCGGTCGGCACTTCGAGCCGTTCCTCACCAGCCCGATGACCTTCTTCGCCGCCGCGGCCCAGCGCACCAGCTCGATCGGCTTCGGCACCGCCGTGCTCGGCATGCGCTACGAGGACCCGGTCCGGCTCGCCGAGGACGCGAGCACCGTCGACCTCCTGAGCGGCGGCCGCGTGCAGCTCGGCATCAGCACCGGCATCCCGGGCTACGGCCCGATCCTCGACCCGGTGTTCGGCGCCTCGGAGCGCAGCTTCCGCGACGAGGCCGAGGCACGCGCCGCCCGCCTGCTCGAGGTCCTGCGCGGTGAACCGCTCGGCACCTCCGGCAAGGGCTACGAGAGCATCCCGGCCGACACCGAACTGACCCTGCAGCCGCAGAGCCCGGGGCTGCTCGAGCGCGTCTGGTGGGGCGGCGGGAGCCTCGGCACCGCGGAGCGCACCGCCGACAAGGGCCTGCTGCTGCACTGCTCCACGCTGAACACCGAGGACACCGGCGAACCGTTCGCCGTCGCGCAGGCGGCCCAGGTCGAGGCGTACCGGGCCCGCTTCGCCGAACGACACCCGGGCCGCACGCCGAAGGTCGCGGTCGGGCGCATCGTCGTGCCGCTCCTCGACGACCACGACCGTGCCGTGCACGAGGAGTTCCTCACCGGGTACGCCAGCGGCATGGACGACGAGGGCCGACCGCTCTCCGGCCCGCCGTTCCGCTTCAGCAAGGTCGTCGCGGGAGGCGTCTCCGAGATCGTGGACGCCCTGGCCGCCGACCCGGCCGTGACGGCGACCGACGAGCTCGTCGTCACCCTGCCGGCGAACGGCGACGCGGCGTCGCACGAGCGGATCCTGCGGATCGTGGCCGAGGAGGTCGTCCCGCAGCTGCGGTGACGGCTCGCGGTGGACCAGGCATCCGGCCGGGCCCACGCACGGTGGTCCCGGTACCCGGCCGGATGTCCATCCGGTTCCTGATCCACACCGGATGGTCGCTCCACTCTCGCACCGCCTGAGTGGTTTGTCATCATCGCTGCTCGGACAAGATGACTGATGTTCACGCCTGTTTCGACGCCCGGGCGTGTTGCGTCCAGCCGGTCCCAGCGATCCGAGGCGCAGCAGCGCGGACGGTCCCGGCAGAGCATGCGGCTGCATGTACGTGCCCGGAAGAGGAATGCGCCCCCGCGTCGAGGCAGGGGCGCATCCGGACGCACCAGGGTCGAGGGGGCTTCGACGGTCGGATCAGGAGACCGCGTCGCGCACACGACGACCCCGTGGTGGTGCGTGTGCTGACGGTAACCAGCCGTCGAGCACTGGTCGATGGTACTGCTCGGGGTCGTCGTGCGCGCGGGAAGCGGCTACTCCAGTTCGAGGGTCGTCGTCCCGACGATCGCGGTCACCGACTCGGCGACGTGCAGCGAGAACGTGCCGGGCTCGTACCGCCAGGCACCGTCCCAGTGCGCGAACGCCCGTGCCGGCACCTCGATCGAGACCTCGGTCGACGCACCGGCGTCGAGGCGCACCGGCGCGAAGCCGACGAGCCAGCGGACGGGGCGGTCGACGGCCGACTCCTCGCGCGAGGCGTAGACCTGCACGACGTGCTTGCCCGCGCGGTCGCCGGTGTTCGCGACGGTCGCGGTGACGATCACCGCATCGCCCTCGCGGACGGTCGGCGTCGCGCTGATGCCGTCGATCGCCCAGGTCGTGTAGCCGAGGCCGTGGCCGAACGGGTACGCGGGCTCGGTCCCGGCGCGGAGCCAGGCCCGGTACCCGACGTGCACGCCCTCGTCGTACGCGACCTTCCCGTCGACCGGGGTGACGTTCGCGACCGGGACGTCCTCGAGCGTCGCCGGCCACGTGGTGGGCAGGCGACCGCCGGGTTCGGCCGCGCCCGTGAGCACGTCGGCCAGGGCGTTGCCGTACTCCTGGCCGCCGAACCAGGTGAGGAGCACCGCGGCGACGTCGTCCCGCCAGGGCATCTCGACCGGTGACCCGGAGTTGACCACCACGACGGTGTTCGGGTTCGCGGCGGCGACCGCACGGACCAGGTCGTCCTGGTGTCCGGGGAGCGCGAGCGACGAACGGTCGTACCCCTCGGACTCCACCTTGCTGTTCGTGCCGACGACGACGATCGCGACGTCCGCGCCGGTGGCGGTCGCGACGGCCGCCTCGACGAGGGCCGCGGGGTCGGCGTCGCTCGGCTCGGTGCCGAACTGGTACGCGAGCACCCCGCCGAGCGCCTCGTCCTGCACGATGTCGTGCTCGATCCGGATCGCAACCGGTCGGCCGGCCTCGACCGGCACGGGCACCGAGCGTGCCGGCGGGTTGAGGAAGGCGGCACCGAGCTGGTCACCCTCGTACGGCACGGTCTCGTCGAGCAGGAGCTCGCCGTCGATCCAGAGGCGCGAGTGGCCGGCGGCGCCGATGCCGATCCGGACCGTGCCCGTCGTCTCCGGGGTGTACGAGGTGGTGATGTCGAGCCGGTCGGCCTCCCGCGTCGGGGCGTCGCCGCCGAACCAGAACAGCGCGGTGGCACGGCGGTCCTCGACGTACAGCTCCTCGCCGTCCCGCACGAACGCGACGCGGGCGCCGGGCTCGCCGGTGCCGGGGTTCGTGATGGTCGACAGCGGGAACTCGGCGATCCCCTCCTGCACGACCGCACCGATGGCGTACTCGACCGTCGCACCCGGGAACGCCGCCCGGACGCCGTCGATCGGCGACACGACACGCTCCGGCACGACGGTCGCCGAGCCGCCGCCCTGCGTGCGGGCCTGGTCGGCGTTGTGCCCGACGATCGCGATGCGGGAGACCGCGGCGGGGTCGAGCGGCAGCACGCCGGTGTTCCGGACGAGCACGGTGCCCTCGGCCTCGGCACGGCGCACGAAGGCGATCCCGTCCTCGACGTGCACCGGACGCTCGGCGACCGGCTCGAAGCCCTCGAGGGCACCGACACGGGCGGCGAGCACGAGGATGCGGCGGACCTTGCGGTCGATCGCCGCCTCGGGCACCTCGCCGGACTGCACGGCGGCGAGCAGCGGGCCCTCGCTCCACCACGGGTTCGGTCCGGGCATCGCGACGTCCTGCGAGGCCTTCGCCGACTCGACGGAGCGCACGCCCGTCCAGTCGGACACGACGATCCCGTCGAAGCCCCACTCCGCGTTGAGCGGCGTCTCGAGCAGGTCGTTCTCCGACGCGGTCACGCCGTTGATCGCGTTGTACGACGACATCACGGCCCAGGCGTGCGCCTCGGTCACGGCCTTCTCGAACGCGAGCAGGTACAGCTCCCGGAGCGCCCGGTCGGACACCTCGGTCGACGCGGTGAAGCGGTCGGTCTCGTAGTCGTTCGCGATGTAGTGCTTCGGGGTCGCGGCGACGCCGTTCTCCTGCACGCCGGCGACGTAGCTCGCGGCGAGGTCGCCGGTCAGCAGCGGGTCCTCACTGAACGCCTCGAAGTGCCGGCCGCCGAGCGGGGAGCGGTGCAGGTTGATGGTCGGGCCGAGGACGACGTCGACACCCTTGCGCCGGGCCTCCACGGCGGCCGCGGCACCGTAGCGCTTCGCGATCGCACGGTCCCAGGACGCCGACAGCGCGGTGGCCGAGGGCAGGTTGAGCGAGGGGTCGCGCTCGTCCCAGACCTCGCCGCGGACGCCGGACGGACCGTCCGACATGAGGATGCGCCGCAGACCGATCTTCTCGATCGGCCAGGTGGTCCAGAAGTCGCGTCCGGTCAGCAGCTGGACCTTCTCCTCGGTCGTCAGCTGTCCGAGGAGCGCGTCGATGCGCTCGGTCAGCGGCGACGGACGGGAGGCGCGGGTCGTTTCGTCCACGGTGGTCACGATGGTCGGTCCCTTCGGTGTTCGACGGGCGCCGGGGCAGGACCTCCGCGCGCCATCGTCGGCGGCTCGGGCCAGCGTAGCACCGAAAACCTATCTTAAGTCGGTTTCTGCGGGTGGGAGCGGACGGTACGCTCGCGCCATGGCACGACGGGGTTCGTACGCGAAGGGCATCGCGAAGCGCGAGGAGATCCTCACGGTCGCGCTCGACCTCGTCGCCCAGCAGGGGTTCCGGCGCACGAGCATCAAGGACATCGCCGACGCCGTGGGGCTCACGCAGGCCGGGCTGCTGCACTACTTCGACTCGAAGGACGAGCTCTGGGTCGAGGTGCTCCGCCGCCGCGACGAGGTCGACCTCGCACAGGACTGGGGTGCCGCCGCGTCCGACCCCGGCTCGTTCCTGGCGGCGATCGTCCGGCACAACACCGAGGTCCCCGGCCTCGTGCAGATGTTCGTGAACCTGTCCGCCGCGGCGGCCACCGACCCGGAGCACCCCGCGCACGAGTACTTCCGCGAGCGCTACGAACGCAGCCGCGGGGACTTCGCCGCCGACTTCCGCGCGATGCAGCAGGACGGCCGACTCCGTGCCGACGTCGACCCCGAGCAGCTCGCGAGCGTGCTCCTGGCGATCTCCGACGGCATGCAGATCCAGTGGCTCTACGACCCGACGCGGGACATGGCCGAGCACGTCGAGCTCGTCGCCCGGCTCGC
This genomic window contains:
- a CDS encoding TetR/AcrR family transcriptional regulator produces the protein MARRGSYAKGIAKREEILTVALDLVAQQGFRRTSIKDIADAVGLTQAGLLHYFDSKDELWVEVLRRRDEVDLAQDWGAAASDPGSFLAAIVRHNTEVPGLVQMFVNLSAAAATDPEHPAHEYFRERYERSRGDFAADFRAMQQDGRLRADVDPEQLASVLLAISDGMQIQWLYDPTRDMAEHVELVARLAVAQAVTPAV
- a CDS encoding LLM class flavin-dependent oxidoreductase; the protein is MRELGFLSFVPNHGGPAGAAAALEDGLRLFETAESLGYGTGWVRGRHFEPFLTSPMTFFAAAAQRTSSIGFGTAVLGMRYEDPVRLAEDASTVDLLSGGRVQLGISTGIPGYGPILDPVFGASERSFRDEAEARAARLLEVLRGEPLGTSGKGYESIPADTELTLQPQSPGLLERVWWGGGSLGTAERTADKGLLLHCSTLNTEDTGEPFAVAQAAQVEAYRARFAERHPGRTPKVAVGRIVVPLLDDHDRAVHEEFLTGYASGMDDEGRPLSGPPFRFSKVVAGGVSEIVDALAADPAVTATDELVVTLPANGDAASHERILRIVAEEVVPQLR
- a CDS encoding glycoside hydrolase family 3 protein, yielding MTTVDETTRASRPSPLTERIDALLGQLTTEEKVQLLTGRDFWTTWPIEKIGLRRILMSDGPSGVRGEVWDERDPSLNLPSATALSASWDRAIAKRYGAAAAVEARRKGVDVVLGPTINLHRSPLGGRHFEAFSEDPLLTGDLAASYVAGVQENGVAATPKHYIANDYETDRFTASTEVSDRALRELYLLAFEKAVTEAHAWAVMSSYNAINGVTASENDLLETPLNAEWGFDGIVVSDWTGVRSVESAKASQDVAMPGPNPWWSEGPLLAAVQSGEVPEAAIDRKVRRILVLAARVGALEGFEPVAERPVHVEDGIAFVRRAEAEGTVLVRNTGVLPLDPAAVSRIAIVGHNADQARTQGGGSATVVPERVVSPIDGVRAAFPGATVEYAIGAVVQEGIAEFPLSTITNPGTGEPGARVAFVRDGEELYVEDRRATALFWFGGDAPTREADRLDITTSYTPETTGTVRIGIGAAGHSRLWIDGELLLDETVPYEGDQLGAAFLNPPARSVPVPVEAGRPVAIRIEHDIVQDEALGGVLAYQFGTEPSDADPAALVEAAVATATGADVAIVVVGTNSKVESEGYDRSSLALPGHQDDLVRAVAAANPNTVVVVNSGSPVEMPWRDDVAAVLLTWFGGQEYGNALADVLTGAAEPGGRLPTTWPATLEDVPVANVTPVDGKVAYDEGVHVGYRAWLRAGTEPAYPFGHGLGYTTWAIDGISATPTVREGDAVIVTATVANTGDRAGKHVVQVYASREESAVDRPVRWLVGFAPVRLDAGASTEVSIEVPARAFAHWDGAWRYEPGTFSLHVAESVTAIVGTTTLELE